A portion of the Lolium rigidum isolate FL_2022 chromosome 1, APGP_CSIRO_Lrig_0.1, whole genome shotgun sequence genome contains these proteins:
- the LOC124673912 gene encoding wall-associated receptor kinase 3-like, with translation MNMLGAQGNPCEAAPSRVYLVQLLLLYLLSLFFMGSPQSDPAKCPGSSVAIPYPFTISDNSSIVRILGFAILCEPAGPMLWLGSKLYTVLNISLDQGYLRVTGDTVYSQCQQNNGLVTTNFLNLVGTPFTFSHTLNKFTVVGCDAMAMIRSGYSYRGGCVSFCASEGSITTGACSGVGCCQASVPEELKALDLEVTSIRSQLQQSPSGSWSNISRNNTSAWCTKAFIADQGSYVFSRGDLDRNLTNLPMVLDWSIYGGRCSDARRAPQTYMCKENTECYTVANNTGYRCNCSEGFRGNPYLQGLDGCQDIDECKDEMEYPCTHKCINTVGGFNCVCSMGTTGDGKKHGNGCRRDTKLLITAGGGLPLLLVLLMLGFWTHWLVKKRKLAKTRQRYFLQNGGMLLKQHMFPQREPLRIFTSGELEKATDRFSDDNIAGRGGFGTVYKGVLCDQMVVAIKKAQRVDESQVEQFVNEVLILSQVNHKNVVQLIGVCLESEVPLLVYEFITNGALFHHLHNTSVRMPWEDRLRIAFETATALAYLHMATKPPIIHRDVKSSNILLDESFTAKVSDFGSSRPMPHHQTHVTTLVHGTMGYMDPEYFQTSQLTERSDVYSFGVVLIELLTREKPIFCSRLDEVRSLALHFSTLFHENRLMQIVDHQVAEEAGASHVKTVAQLALRCLRLKGEERPRMIEVADELEALRRQIKQHSVVDPEE, from the exons ATGAACATGCTCGGCGCACAAGGTAATCCTTGTGAAGCAGCACCCTCCAGAGTATATCTTGTGCAGCTGCTTCTTCTCTACTTGCTTTCACTATTCTTCATGGGTTCTCCCCAATCCGATCCTGCCAAATGCCCCGGTAGCTCAGTTGCCATCCCATACCCTTTCACCATCTCCGACAACTCGAGCATAGTGAGAATTCTAGGCTTCGCCATATTGTGCGAACCAGCAGGGCCGATGCTGTGGCTCGGAAGTAAGCTGTACACAGTCCTGAACATCTCACTGGACCAGGGCTACTTACGTGTGACCGGCGACACCGTGTACTCCCAGTGCCAGCAGAACAACGGCCTGGTGACCACAAACTTCCTCAACCTTGTGGGCACCCCTTTCACCTTCTCCCACACACTCAACAAGTTCACCGTCGTTGGCTGTGACGCCATGGCGATGATCCGAAGCGGGTACAGTTACCGCGGAGGGTGCGTGTCGTTCTGCGCCTCCGAGGGGAGCATCACAACTGGTGCGTGCTCCGGTGTGGGCTGCTGCCAAGCTTCCGTGCCGGAGGAGCTCAAGGCGCTGGACTTGGAGGTCACCAGCATACGGAGCCAGCTCCAGCAGTCCCCCTCCGGATCTTGGAGCAACATCAGTAGAAACAATACCAGCGCTTGGTGCACCAAGGCGTTCATTGCGGACCAAGGTTCGTACGTCTTCTCTAGAGGTGACTTGGACCGAAACCTGACGAACCTGCCCATGGTGCTCGACTGGTCCATATACGGTGGCAGATGCTCCGACGCGCGCCGCGCCCCGCAGACCTACATGTGCAAGGAGAACACAGAGTGTTACACGGTGGCGAATAACACCGGGTACCGCTGCAATTGTTCGGAAGGTTTCCGTGGGAACCCTTATTTGCAGGGGCTTGATGGATGCCAAG ATATTGACGAATGCAAAGATGAGATGGAGTACCCCTGCACGCACAAGTGCATCAACACAGTTGGTGGTTTTAACTGTGTATGCTCGATGGGCACGACGGGGGATGGTAAGAAGCATGGCAATGGGTGCAGGAGAGATACAAAACTACTGATTACAGCAG GTGGAGGCCTACCTTTGCTGCTTGTTCTCCTCATGCTCGGATTCTGGACCCACTGGCTTGTTAAGAAGAGAAAGCTTGCCAAGACAAGACAGAGATACTTTCTGCAGAATGGTGGCATGCTCCTGAAGCAGCACATGTTCCCTCAGAGGGAGCCATTGAGGATATTCACATCTGGTGAGCTTGAAAAGGCAACCGACAGATTCAGTGATGACAACATAGCTGGTAGAGGTGGATTTGGGACGGTCTACAAAGGCGTACTATGCGATCAAATGGTCGTGGCGATCAAGAAGGCGCAGCGGGTTGATGAGAGCCAGGTGGAGCAATTCGTCAACGAGGTGCTCATTCTCTCGCAAGTGAACCACAAGAATGTGGTCCAGCTAATAGGTGTTTGTCTCGAGTCAGAAGTTCCCCTGTTGGTGTATGAGTTCATCACCAACGGGGCCCTTTTCCACCATCTTCACAATACTTCGGTCCGGATGCCATGGGAGGACCGCCTGAGGATTGCATTTGAAACTGCCACAGCACTTGCATACTTGCACATGGCTACGAAGCCGCCAATCATTCACAGAGATGTCAAGTCATCCAATATACTCCTTGACGAGAGCTTCACTGCAAAGGTATCGGATTTCGGGTCTTCGAGGCCAATGCCGCATCACCAGACCCATGTGACCACCTTAGTGCACGGGACAATGGGGTATATGGACCCTGAGTACTTCCAGACAAGCCAACTGACCGAGAGAAGCGATGTTTACAGCTTCGGGGTAGTACTTATCGAGCTATTGACAAGGGAGAAACCAATATTTTGCAGCAGGTTGGACGAGGTGAGAAGCCTAGCGTTGCATTTCAGTACATTATTCCACGAGAATCGGTTGATGCAAATTGTGGATCATCAAGTAGCCGAAGAAGCTGGAGCTAGTCATGTTAAAACTGTTGCCCAGTTGGCTTTGCGATGCTTAAGGCTGAAAGGCGAAGAGAGGCCAAGGATGATAGAGGTTGCTGACGAACTTGAAGCACTGAGAAGGCAAATTAAACAACACTCGGTAGTTGATCCCGAAGAGTGA